In a single window of the Arachis hypogaea cultivar Tifrunner chromosome 6, arahy.Tifrunner.gnm2.J5K5, whole genome shotgun sequence genome:
- the LOC112696405 gene encoding glutamate-1-semialdehyde 2,1-aminomutase, chloroplastic: MAAGASSFYCIPQAGAKSSSRMRFSRACRMQQQVSLNNDNNTNNNLNLSLTKSQQAFTAALDLMPGGVNSPVRAFKSVGGQPIVIESAKGSRMRDIDGNQYIDYVGSWGPAIIGHAHPKVLAALADTMQKGTSFGAPCLLENTLAQMVIAAVPSIEMVRFVNSGTEACMGALRLARAFTGKPKIIKFEGCYHGHADSLLVKAGSGVATLGLPDSPGVPQAATSDTLTAPYNHISAVEKLFHLHKGDIAAVILEPVVGNSGFILPKPDFLAAIRKITKENNSLLIFDEVMTGFRLAYGGAQEYFGIVPDLTTLGKIIGGGLPVGAYGGRRNIMEMVAPAGPVYQAGTLSGNPLAMAAGIETLKLIRQPGSYEYLDKITGELVNGILEAGKRAGHPMCGGHINGMFGFFFTEGPVNNFADANKSDTDKFARFYWGMLEEGVYFAPSKFEAGFSSLAHTLDDIQFTIAAAHKVLSNI, from the exons ATGGCTGCTGGTGCTTCTAGTTTTTACTGTATTCCGCAGGCGGGTGCCAAGTCAAGCTCAAGGATGCGATTCTCGCGTGCTTGCAGAATGCAGCAGCAGGTGTCACTCAACAACGACAATAACACCAATAACAACTTGAACTTGTCTCTTACCAAATCCCAACAAGCTTTCACTGCTGCCCTG GATTTGATGCCAGGAGGTGTGAACTCTCCAGTACGTGCCTTCAAATCTGTTGGTGGGCAACCAATTGTGATTGAGTCGGCTAAGGGATCTCGCATGCGGGACATTGATGGAAATCAATACATTGATTATGTGGGTTCTTGGGGTCCTGCAATTATTGGTCATGCACACCCTAAG GTACTTGCAGCATTAGCTGACACAATGCAAAAAGGAACCAGCTTTGGTGCACCTTGTCTGCTTGAAAACACTTTAGCCCAAATGGTCATCGCTGCAGTTCCAAGCATAGAAATGGTTCGTTTCGTGAACTCGGGCACGGAAGCATGCATGGGGGCGCTTCGTCTCGCTCGCGCATTCACGGGGAAGCCCAAGATCATCAAGTTCGAGGGCTGCTACCATGGCCACGCCGATTCCTTGCTCGTCAAGGCAGGAAGTGGAGTGGCCACCTTAGGACTTCCAGACTCCCCTGGAGTTCCTCAGGCAGCCACTTCTGATACCCTTACTGCGCCCTACAACCACATATCAGCCGTAGAGAAACTCTTTCACCTTCACAAGGGAGATATTGCAGCAGTTATCCTAGAACCTGTTGTGGGAAACTCTGGTTTCATTCTTCCTAAACCCGATTTTCTTGCTGCCATTCGCAAGATCACCAAGGAAAACAATAGTCTCCTCATATTTGATGAAGTTATGACCGGATTCCGCTTGGCATACGGGGGAGCTCAAGAATATTTTGGCATAGTTCCTGACTTGACAACTTTAGGAAAAATAATTGGCGGGGGCTTGCCGGTAGGTGCATACGGGGGTAGGAGGAATATAATGGAAATGGTGGCACCTGCTGGACCAGTGTACCAAGCTGGGACATTGAGTGGGAACCCTTTGGCTATGGCTGCAGGGATAGAAACTCTGAAGCTTATTAGGCAGCCGGGAAGTTATGAGTATTTGGACAAAATAACAGGCGAACTTGTTAATGGCATTCTTGAAGCTGGGAAGAGGGCAGGGCATCCCATGTGTGGTGGTCACATAAATGGCATGTTTGGTTTTTTCTTCACAGAAGGACCTGTGAACAATTTTGCAGATGCTAACAAGAGTGATACAGACAAGTTTGCTAGGTTCTACTGGGGTATGTTGGAGGAAGGTGTGTATTTTGCACCTTCTAAGTTTGAGGCTGGCTTCTCTAGCTTGGCACATACTCTTGATGACATTCAGTTCACAATAGCAGCTGCTCATAAGGTTTTGAGCAACATATga
- the LOC112696404 gene encoding calcium-dependent protein kinase 29 isoform X3 encodes MGLGLFRMFNCFSSKPREIPIILGSETPPRPKQRQRKEELGGGGESKIGGILGRPYVDINTMYEMKKELGRGQSGVTYLCIERSTGREYACKTIARGKLVRKEEIEDVRREIMILQHLSGQPNIVEFRGAYEDRQNVHVVMELCSGGELFDRIIDKARGSYSEREAASICRQIVNVVHVCHFMGVMHRDLKPENFLLVSRDHNAPLKATDFGLSVFIEEDKVYKEIVGSAYYVAPEVLKRNYGKEIDVWSAGVILYILLSGVPPFWGETEKQIFDAILEGKLDLESAPWPSISAAAKDLIRKMLAYEPKKRITASAALEHPWMKEGGEASDKPIDNAVLSRMKQFRAMNKMKKLALKVIAQNLSEEEIKGLKQMFNNMDTDRSGTITFEELKSGLSRLGSKLSETEIRQLMDAADVDKNGTIDYYEFITATMHRHKLEKEENLYKAFQYFDKDSSGYITRDELRHALTEYQMGDEATIDEVIDDVDTDKDGKINYEEFVAMMRKGTLDNEGVIGKERTR; translated from the exons ATGGGACTGGGGCTGTTCAGGATGTTCAACTGCTTCAGTAGTAAGCCCCGTGAAATTCCGATTATTCTAGGGTCGGAGACGCCGCCGCGGCCAAAGCAGAGGCAGCGGAAAGAAGAGTTGGGGGGCGGGGGGGAGTCAAAGATAGGAGGAATCCTGGGGAGGCCATACGTGGACATAAATACGATGTACGAGATGAAGAAGGAGCTGGGAAGAGGGCAGTCAGGGGTGACATACCTGTGCATAGAGAGGTCGACGGGGAGGGAATACGCATGCAAGACGATTGCAAGAGGGAAGCTGGTGAGGAAGGAAGAGATAGAAGACGTGAGGAGGGAGATAATGATACTGCAGCACCTGTCAGGGCAGCCCAACATAGTGGAGTTTCGTGGGGCATATGAAGACAGGCAGAACGTGCACGTGGTGATGGAGCTTTGCAGCGGAGGGGAGCTGTTTGACAGGATCATAGACAAGG CCAGGGGGAGTTACTCTGAGAGGGAGGCTGCTTCCATATGCAGGCAGATCGTCAATGTGGTTCATGTTTGCCACTTCATGGGTGTCATGCATAGGGATCTCAAGCCTGAGAATTTCTTGTTGGTTAGTAGGGATCACAATGCTCCTTTGAAAGCCACCGATTTTGGTTTGTCTGTCTTCATTGAAGAAG ATAAAGTGTACAAAGAAATAGTTGGAAGTGCATACTATGTGGCTCCGGAGGTGCTGAAACGCAATTATGGAAAGGAGATAGATGTGTGGAGTGCTGGAGTCATTCTATACATTCTCTTAAGCGGGGTGCCCCCATTTTGGGGTG AAACTGAGAAGCAGATCTTTGATGCTATCTTGGAAGGGAAATTAGATCTAGAAAGCGCACCATGGCCTTCTATTTCAGCTGCTGCAAAAGATTTGATCAGGAAAATGTTAGCCTATGAACCTAAGAAACGCATCACAGCTTCTGCTGCCCTTG AACACCCTTGGATGAAGGAAGGGGGGGAAGCATCTGACAAGCCTATAGACAATGCGGTTTTAAGTAGGATGAAACAATTCAGAGCAATGAACAAGATGAAGAAACTTGCTTTAAAG GTGATAGCACAAAACCTTTCAGAGGAAGAAATCAAGGGCCTGAAACAAATGTTCAACAATATGGATACGGATCGCAGCGGCACAATCACTTTCGAAGAACTGAAATCTGGTTTGTCCAGATTGGGATCCAAGCTTTCTGAAACTGAAATAAGGCAGCTAATGGATGCT GCTGATGTTGATAAGAATGGAACCATTGACTATTATGAATTCATTACTGCCACCATGCATCGGCATAAACTTGAGAAGGAAGAAAATTTGTATAAGGCTTTTCAATACTTTGACAAGGATAGCAGCGG TTACATAACAAGAGATGAGCTTAGACATGCTTTGACTGAATATCAAATGGGAGATGAAGCAACTATTGATGAAGTCATTGATGACGTTGACACTGACAAG GATGGGAAGATCAACTACGAGGAGTTCGTGGCTATGATGAGGAAGGGGACATTGGATAATGAAGGGGTTATCGGCAAAGAGAGAACACGATAA
- the LOC112696404 gene encoding calcium-dependent protein kinase 29 isoform X1, translated as MGLGLFRMFNCFSSKPREIPIILGSETPPRPKQRQRKEELGGGGESKIGGILGRPYVDINTMYEMKKELGRGQSGVTYLCIERSTGREYACKTIARGKLVRKEEIEDVRREIMILQHLSGQPNIVEFRGAYEDRQNVHVVMELCSGGELFDRIIDKGTYSEREAARLMRQIVTVVHVCHFMGVIHRDLKPENFLLASKDPLAPLKATDFGVSVFIEQDKVYKEIVGSAYYVAPEVLKRNYGKEIDVWSAGVILYILLSGVPPFWGETEKQIFDAILEGKLDLESAPWPSISAAAKDLIRKMLAYEPKKRITASAALEHPWMKEGGEASDKPIDNAVLSRMKQFRAMNKMKKLALKVIAQNLSEEEIKGLKQMFNNMDTDRSGTITFEELKSGLSRLGSKLSETEIRQLMDAADVDKNGTIDYYEFITATMHRHKLEKEENLYKAFQYFDKDSSGYITRDELRHALTEYQMGDEATIDEVIDDVDTDKDGKINYEEFVAMMRKGTLDNEGVIGKERTR; from the exons ATGGGACTGGGGCTGTTCAGGATGTTCAACTGCTTCAGTAGTAAGCCCCGTGAAATTCCGATTATTCTAGGGTCGGAGACGCCGCCGCGGCCAAAGCAGAGGCAGCGGAAAGAAGAGTTGGGGGGCGGGGGGGAGTCAAAGATAGGAGGAATCCTGGGGAGGCCATACGTGGACATAAATACGATGTACGAGATGAAGAAGGAGCTGGGAAGAGGGCAGTCAGGGGTGACATACCTGTGCATAGAGAGGTCGACGGGGAGGGAATACGCATGCAAGACGATTGCAAGAGGGAAGCTGGTGAGGAAGGAAGAGATAGAAGACGTGAGGAGGGAGATAATGATACTGCAGCACCTGTCAGGGCAGCCCAACATAGTGGAGTTTCGTGGGGCATATGAAGACAGGCAGAACGTGCACGTGGTGATGGAGCTTTGCAGCGGAGGGGAGCTGTTTGACAGGATCATAGACAAGGGCACCTACTCCGAGAGGGAGGCTGCCCGCTTGATGAGGCAGATTGTCACCGTCGTCCATGTTTGCCACTTCATGGGCGTCATCCACAGAGACCTTAAGCCTGAGAACTTCTTGCTTGCCTCTAAGGACCCCCTTGCTCCCCTTAAAGCTACTGATTTTGGCGTCTCCGTTTTCATTGAGCAAG ATAAAGTGTACAAAGAAATAGTTGGAAGTGCATACTATGTGGCTCCGGAGGTGCTGAAACGCAATTATGGAAAGGAGATAGATGTGTGGAGTGCTGGAGTCATTCTATACATTCTCTTAAGCGGGGTGCCCCCATTTTGGGGTG AAACTGAGAAGCAGATCTTTGATGCTATCTTGGAAGGGAAATTAGATCTAGAAAGCGCACCATGGCCTTCTATTTCAGCTGCTGCAAAAGATTTGATCAGGAAAATGTTAGCCTATGAACCTAAGAAACGCATCACAGCTTCTGCTGCCCTTG AACACCCTTGGATGAAGGAAGGGGGGGAAGCATCTGACAAGCCTATAGACAATGCGGTTTTAAGTAGGATGAAACAATTCAGAGCAATGAACAAGATGAAGAAACTTGCTTTAAAG GTGATAGCACAAAACCTTTCAGAGGAAGAAATCAAGGGCCTGAAACAAATGTTCAACAATATGGATACGGATCGCAGCGGCACAATCACTTTCGAAGAACTGAAATCTGGTTTGTCCAGATTGGGATCCAAGCTTTCTGAAACTGAAATAAGGCAGCTAATGGATGCT GCTGATGTTGATAAGAATGGAACCATTGACTATTATGAATTCATTACTGCCACCATGCATCGGCATAAACTTGAGAAGGAAGAAAATTTGTATAAGGCTTTTCAATACTTTGACAAGGATAGCAGCGG TTACATAACAAGAGATGAGCTTAGACATGCTTTGACTGAATATCAAATGGGAGATGAAGCAACTATTGATGAAGTCATTGATGACGTTGACACTGACAAG GATGGGAAGATCAACTACGAGGAGTTCGTGGCTATGATGAGGAAGGGGACATTGGATAATGAAGGGGTTATCGGCAAAGAGAGAACACGATAA
- the LOC112696404 gene encoding calcium-dependent protein kinase 29 isoform X2: MGQCFTKSQSNNRIPISYEPDSPPPPPNRSKQGVPAYRPAKSEAASSSSIIGKALTDINELYRLERELGRGQFGVTYLCTEKATGRQYACKSIARRKVTRKNEMDDVKREIMILQHLTGQPNIVEFKGAYEDRQHVHLVMELCRGGELFDRIIARGSYSEREAASICRQIVNVVHVCHFMGVMHRDLKPENFLLVSRDHNAPLKATDFGLSVFIEEDKVYKEIVGSAYYVAPEVLKRNYGKEIDVWSAGVILYILLSGVPPFWGETEKQIFDAILEGKLDLESAPWPSISAAAKDLIRKMLAYEPKKRITASAALEHPWMKEGGEASDKPIDNAVLSRMKQFRAMNKMKKLALKVIAQNLSEEEIKGLKQMFNNMDTDRSGTITFEELKSGLSRLGSKLSETEIRQLMDAADVDKNGTIDYYEFITATMHRHKLEKEENLYKAFQYFDKDSSGYITRDELRHALTEYQMGDEATIDEVIDDVDTDKDGKINYEEFVAMMRKGTLDNEGVIGKERTR, translated from the exons atgggGCAGTGCTTCACTAAATCCCAAAGTAATAACAGAATCCCAATCTCATATGAACCCGATTCACCGCCGCCGCCGCCAAACAGAAGCAAACAAGGCGTGCCAGCATACCGTCCAGCAAAATCAGAGGCGGCCTCGTCGTCATCCATCATAGGGAAGGCTTTGACGGACATAAACGAATTGTACAGGCTGGAGAGGGAGCTGGGAAGGGGGCAGTTCGGCGTGACGTACCTGTGCACGGAGAAGGCGACAGGAAGACAATACGCGTGCAAGTCGATAGCGAGAAGAAAGGTGACGCGGAAGAACGAGATGGATGACGTGAAGAGGGAGATAATGATCCTTCAGCACCTGACGGGGCAGCCCAACATCGTGGAGTTCAAGGGAGCCTACGAGGACAGGCAGCACGTGCATTTGGTGATGGAGTTGTGCCGCGGCGGCGAACTCTTCGACAGGATCATAGCCAGGGGGAGTTACTCTGAGAGGGAGGCTGCTTCCATATGCAGGCAGATCGTCAATGTGGTTCATGTTTGCCACTTCATGGGTGTCATGCATAGGGATCTCAAGCCTGAGAATTTCTTGTTGGTTAGTAGGGATCACAATGCTCCTTTGAAAGCCACCGATTTTGGTTTGTCTGTCTTCATTGAAGAAG ATAAAGTGTACAAAGAAATAGTTGGAAGTGCATACTATGTGGCTCCGGAGGTGCTGAAACGCAATTATGGAAAGGAGATAGATGTGTGGAGTGCTGGAGTCATTCTATACATTCTCTTAAGCGGGGTGCCCCCATTTTGGGGTG AAACTGAGAAGCAGATCTTTGATGCTATCTTGGAAGGGAAATTAGATCTAGAAAGCGCACCATGGCCTTCTATTTCAGCTGCTGCAAAAGATTTGATCAGGAAAATGTTAGCCTATGAACCTAAGAAACGCATCACAGCTTCTGCTGCCCTTG AACACCCTTGGATGAAGGAAGGGGGGGAAGCATCTGACAAGCCTATAGACAATGCGGTTTTAAGTAGGATGAAACAATTCAGAGCAATGAACAAGATGAAGAAACTTGCTTTAAAG GTGATAGCACAAAACCTTTCAGAGGAAGAAATCAAGGGCCTGAAACAAATGTTCAACAATATGGATACGGATCGCAGCGGCACAATCACTTTCGAAGAACTGAAATCTGGTTTGTCCAGATTGGGATCCAAGCTTTCTGAAACTGAAATAAGGCAGCTAATGGATGCT GCTGATGTTGATAAGAATGGAACCATTGACTATTATGAATTCATTACTGCCACCATGCATCGGCATAAACTTGAGAAGGAAGAAAATTTGTATAAGGCTTTTCAATACTTTGACAAGGATAGCAGCGG TTACATAACAAGAGATGAGCTTAGACATGCTTTGACTGAATATCAAATGGGAGATGAAGCAACTATTGATGAAGTCATTGATGACGTTGACACTGACAAG GATGGGAAGATCAACTACGAGGAGTTCGTGGCTATGATGAGGAAGGGGACATTGGATAATGAAGGGGTTATCGGCAAAGAGAGAACACGATAA
- the LOC112805419 gene encoding uncharacterized protein, whose amino-acid sequence MGLLLDRALITPTIIGLQCLQIFAFMWLSFKLPCRRGWLVAVFLSVTDCIFLSPVTPTSIFSTITITGVLDSLISMDLQDFLLRARVLKLYRQALRISARAPTAAKDELRQTIRQEMENNRDCKDKQRIRYLISEGMERLKRLDEMLDMQGH is encoded by the exons ATGGGCCTATTATTGGACAGAGCTCTAATAACGCCAACCATTATTGGGCTTCAGTGTTTGCAGATATTTGCCTTTATGTGGTTGAGCTTCAAGCTTCCATGCCGTCGTGGATGGCTGGTCGCCGTATTTTTATCTGTAACCGACTGCATCTTTCTCAGCCCAGTAACACCAACTTCGATATTCTCAACAATCACCATCACAG GAGTGCTGGATAGTCTTATCTCCATGGATCTGCAGGACTTCCTTCTTCGCGCTCGAGTCTTGAAGCTTTACAGGCAAGCATTGAGGATTTCTGCTCGAGCCCCTACTGCTGCTAAAG ATGAACTGAGACAGACAATTAGACAAGAGATGGAAAATAATCGGGATTGTAAAGACAAGCAAAGGATCCGATACCTGATTAGTGAAGGAATGGAAAGATTGAAACGACTGGATGAAATGCTTGATATGCAAGGTCACTGA
- the LOC112696407 gene encoding uncharacterized protein, whose translation MNCFSNLSSYTAAILARFLSSRRSLCNFPIKLTLPPTLSPRSQFVLARFPSRCCCYSSSSAKKGRKKKVVEPEPVASVMEHEEKVTFFVVRKGDIVGVYDTLVDCQSQVGSSVCDPPVSMYKGYSLSKDTQNYLVSRGLKNALYTIRAADLTEDLLACLFLALSKILLLLKGHFK comes from the exons ATGAACTGCTTCTCCAACCTCTCATCCTACACTGCCGCCATCCTCGCTCGCTTCCTATCCAGCCGTCGTTCCCTCTGCAACTTCCCCATTAAGCTAACTCTTCCTCCTACTCTCTCTCCCCGCTCTCAATTCGTGCTCGCTAGGTTTCCCTCTCGCTGCTGCTGCTACTCCTCCTCCTCTGCCAAGAAAGGCCGCAAGAAGAAGGTGGTGGAGCCTGAACCTGTGGCGTCTGTTATGGAGCACGAGGAGAAGGTCACCTTCTTTGTGGTCCGAAAAGGGGACATCGTTGGAGTATATGATACACTCGTTGATTGCCAGTCTCAAGTTGGATCCTCT GTATGTGATCCTCCTGTTAGTATGTACAAGGGATATTCTTTATCGAAGGACACTCAGAATTATCTTGTTTCACGTGGACTCAAGAATGCCTTGTACACAATTAGAGCTGCTGATTTGACAGAGGATTTATTGGCATGCTTGTTCCTTGCCCTTTCAAA GATCCTGCTTCTATTGAAAGGGCACTTCAAGTAA